In one Stenotrophomonas maltophilia genomic region, the following are encoded:
- the pstB gene encoding phosphate ABC transporter ATP-binding protein PstB, protein MNDLSNAVPMQRIAVPASHENLHTPAPVKLAARGLDFYYDKFHALKGINLEIPEKRVTALIGPSGCGKSTLLRIFNRIYALYPKLEARGEVLLDGENILSPKFPMNRLRSKVGMVFQKPVPFPMTIFENVAYGIRHHEKLSKGEMSDRVEQALRQGALWDEVKDKLNQSALGLSGGQQQRLCIARAVALRPDVLLLDEPTSALDPISTSRIEQLVEELKNDYTIVIVTHNMQQAARVSDYTAFMYLGDLIEHDRTEVIFSQPSKQQTEDYITGRFG, encoded by the coding sequence ATGAACGATCTTTCCAATGCCGTGCCGATGCAGCGCATCGCCGTGCCGGCCTCGCACGAGAACCTGCATACCCCGGCTCCGGTCAAGCTCGCTGCGCGTGGCCTGGACTTCTACTACGACAAGTTCCACGCCCTCAAGGGCATCAACCTGGAGATCCCGGAAAAGCGCGTCACCGCGCTGATCGGCCCCTCCGGTTGCGGCAAGTCGACCCTGCTGCGCATCTTCAACCGCATCTACGCGCTGTACCCGAAGCTGGAAGCACGCGGCGAAGTGCTGCTGGACGGCGAGAACATCCTGTCGCCGAAGTTCCCGATGAACCGGCTGCGCAGCAAAGTAGGCATGGTGTTCCAGAAGCCGGTGCCGTTCCCGATGACGATCTTCGAGAACGTGGCCTACGGCATCCGCCACCACGAGAAGCTGTCCAAGGGTGAGATGAGCGACCGCGTCGAGCAGGCACTGCGCCAGGGCGCGCTGTGGGACGAGGTGAAGGACAAGCTCAACCAGAGCGCGCTGGGTCTTTCCGGTGGCCAGCAGCAGCGCCTGTGCATCGCCCGCGCCGTCGCCCTGCGCCCCGACGTGCTGCTGCTGGACGAACCGACTTCGGCACTGGACCCGATCTCCACCAGCCGCATCGAGCAGCTGGTGGAAGAGCTCAAGAACGATTACACCATCGTCATCGTCACCCACAACATGCAGCAGGCCGCCCGCGTATCGGACTACACCGCCTTCATGTACCTGGGCGACCTGATCGAACATGACCGCACCGAAGTGATCTTCTCGCAGCCGTCCAAGCAGCAGACCGAGGACTACATCACCGGTCGCTTCGGCTGA
- the pstA gene encoding phosphate ABC transporter permease PstA has translation MSTTADSLYLRRRIGNVVAIALSCATALFGLFFLGWILFTLAAKGLAGINLDLFTKMTPPPMQEGGLANAFFGSAVMCALAIGIGTPLGVLAGTWLAEYGNARKAGTVVRFVNDILLSAPSIVLGLFVYTLYVMQTGGQFSAFAGALSLAFIVLPVVVRTTDEMLRLVPSQMREAALSLGIPQWKVIVQVLYRSASAGIITGILLALARISGETAPLLFTAFGNQYWNSNVFQPMASVPVVMNQFAGSPYESWQVLAWAGALVLTVFVLLVSLAARGLLLRNRISHD, from the coding sequence ATGTCCACCACCGCTGACTCGCTGTACCTGCGCCGTCGCATCGGCAATGTCGTCGCCATCGCGCTGTCCTGCGCCACCGCGCTGTTCGGCCTGTTCTTCCTGGGCTGGATCCTGTTCACCCTGGCCGCGAAGGGCCTGGCCGGCATCAACCTGGACCTGTTCACCAAGATGACACCGCCGCCGATGCAGGAAGGCGGCCTGGCCAACGCCTTCTTCGGCAGCGCGGTGATGTGTGCGCTGGCGATCGGCATCGGCACCCCGCTGGGTGTCCTGGCCGGCACCTGGCTGGCCGAGTACGGCAATGCCCGCAAGGCCGGCACCGTGGTCCGCTTCGTCAACGACATCCTGCTGTCGGCCCCGTCGATCGTGCTGGGCCTGTTCGTCTACACCCTGTACGTGATGCAGACCGGCGGCCAGTTCTCCGCCTTCGCCGGTGCGCTGTCGCTGGCCTTCATCGTGCTGCCGGTGGTGGTGCGTACCACCGACGAAATGCTGCGCCTGGTGCCCTCGCAGATGCGCGAAGCGGCGCTGTCGCTGGGCATCCCGCAATGGAAGGTGATCGTGCAGGTGCTCTACCGCAGCGCCTCGGCCGGCATCATCACCGGCATCCTGCTGGCGCTGGCCCGCATCTCCGGTGAGACCGCACCGCTGCTGTTCACTGCCTTCGGCAACCAGTACTGGAACAGCAACGTGTTCCAGCCGATGGCCTCGGTGCCGGTGGTGATGAACCAGTTCGCCGGCAGCCCGTACGAATCCTGGCAGGTGCTGGCCTGGGCCGGTGCCCTGGTGCTGACCGTCTTCGTGTTGCTGGTCAGCCTCGCCGCCCGCGGCCTCCTGCTGCGCAACCGCATCTCCCATGACTGA
- the pstC gene encoding phosphate ABC transporter permease subunit PstC, translated as MNAIAQPVAAPSTRDARDARNDKLFRWVLVGTVIFVLIALACAALSMLWGGRHALQMQGLSFFFSSDWNPVENKFGALAPIYGTLVTALIAMVIAVPVSFGIAFFLTEVAPRWLRGPVGTAIELLAGIPSIIYGMWGLFVLVPVMTEYVTPFLNETLGEWPVIGPIFQGPPLGIGMLTAGFVLAIMVIPFISSVMREVFLTVPTRLKESAYALGSTKWEVSWDIVLPYTRSAVIGGVFLGLGRALGETMAVAFVIGNSVRLSPSLLEPGTTIAALIANDFGEATETYRSALLLLGFVLFIVTFVVLAIARLMLMRLARKEGN; from the coding sequence ATGAATGCCATCGCCCAGCCTGTAGCCGCCCCGTCCACGCGTGACGCGCGTGATGCCCGCAACGACAAACTGTTCCGATGGGTGCTGGTCGGCACCGTCATCTTCGTCCTGATCGCCCTGGCCTGCGCGGCTCTGTCGATGCTGTGGGGCGGCCGTCATGCCCTGCAGATGCAGGGCCTGAGCTTCTTCTTCTCTTCCGACTGGAATCCGGTCGAAAACAAGTTCGGTGCGCTCGCTCCGATCTACGGCACCCTGGTCACCGCGCTGATCGCGATGGTCATCGCCGTGCCGGTCAGCTTCGGCATCGCGTTCTTCCTGACCGAAGTGGCGCCACGCTGGCTGCGGGGGCCGGTCGGCACCGCCATCGAACTGCTGGCAGGCATTCCCTCCATCATCTACGGCATGTGGGGCCTGTTCGTGCTGGTGCCGGTGATGACCGAGTACGTCACCCCGTTCCTCAACGAAACGCTGGGCGAATGGCCGGTCATCGGCCCGATCTTCCAGGGCCCACCGCTGGGCATCGGCATGCTGACCGCCGGCTTCGTGCTGGCCATCATGGTCATCCCGTTCATCTCTTCGGTCATGCGCGAGGTGTTCCTGACCGTACCGACCCGCCTGAAGGAATCGGCCTATGCGCTGGGGTCGACCAAGTGGGAAGTGAGCTGGGACATCGTGCTGCCCTACACCCGTTCGGCGGTGATCGGCGGCGTCTTCCTCGGCCTTGGCCGCGCACTGGGCGAGACCATGGCCGTGGCCTTCGTGATCGGTAACAGCGTGCGCCTGTCGCCGTCACTGCTGGAGCCGGGCACCACCATCGCCGCCCTGATCGCCAACGACTTCGGCGAGGCCACCGAAACCTACCGGTCGGCGCTGCTGCTGCTTGGCTTCGTCCTGTTCATCGTCACCTTCGTGGTGCTCGCCATCGCCCGCCTGATGCTGATGCGCCTGGCCCGCAAGGAGGGCAACTGA
- the pstS gene encoding phosphate ABC transporter substrate-binding protein PstS → MKLHSAGLAALSLAIALGLSACGGDKQAAQQPAADGAAAPAAAGAKVTAEVSGAGASFIFPLVSKWSADYNASTGAKINYQSIGSGGGIAQIKAGTVDFGSSDKPLSSEELAQAGLAQFPSAIGGVVPVVNIEGLEAGKLRLSGALLADIFLGKVKTWNDPAIVAANPGVTLPDGKITIVHRSDGSGTTFNFSNYLSKVSPEWKSKVGEGTSVQWPDGVGGKGNEGVASYVKQIKGSIGYVELAYALQNAMPYTSLQNAAGTWVQPSAETFAAAAASADWASAKDFNLVITNAPGEQAWPITATNFMLMQKQPKDAKRNQDTLAFFKWAFENGQAQANELHYVPLPAELVTQIEAYWATELK, encoded by the coding sequence ATGAAACTGCACTCGGCCGGCCTCGCCGCCCTTTCCCTGGCCATCGCCCTGGGCCTGTCGGCCTGCGGTGGCGACAAGCAGGCCGCGCAGCAGCCGGCCGCCGACGGTGCCGCTGCCCCGGCTGCCGCCGGTGCGAAGGTGACCGCCGAAGTCTCCGGCGCCGGCGCGTCCTTCATCTTCCCGCTGGTGTCGAAGTGGTCGGCCGACTACAACGCCAGCACCGGCGCCAAGATCAACTACCAGTCCATCGGTTCCGGCGGCGGCATCGCCCAGATCAAGGCCGGCACGGTCGACTTCGGCTCGTCCGACAAGCCGCTGAGCAGCGAGGAGCTGGCGCAGGCCGGTCTGGCCCAGTTCCCGTCGGCCATCGGCGGCGTGGTGCCGGTCGTCAACATCGAAGGCCTGGAAGCGGGCAAGCTGCGCCTGAGCGGCGCCCTGCTGGCCGACATCTTCCTCGGCAAGGTCAAGACCTGGAACGACCCGGCGATCGTCGCTGCCAACCCTGGCGTGACCCTGCCGGACGGCAAGATCACCATCGTCCACCGTTCGGACGGCTCGGGCACCACCTTCAACTTCTCCAACTACCTGTCCAAGGTCAGCCCGGAGTGGAAGAGCAAGGTCGGCGAAGGCACCTCGGTGCAGTGGCCGGACGGTGTGGGCGGCAAGGGCAACGAAGGCGTCGCCTCGTACGTCAAGCAGATCAAGGGCTCGATCGGCTACGTCGAACTGGCCTACGCGCTGCAGAACGCCATGCCGTACACCTCGCTGCAGAATGCCGCCGGCACCTGGGTGCAGCCGAGCGCGGAGACCTTCGCCGCTGCGGCCGCCAGCGCCGACTGGGCCAGCGCCAAGGACTTCAATCTGGTCATCACCAATGCCCCGGGTGAGCAGGCGTGGCCGATCACCGCCACCAACTTCATGCTGATGCAGAAGCAGCCGAAGGATGCCAAGCGCAACCAGGACACCCTGGCCTTCTTCAAGTGGGCCTTCGAGAACGGCCAGGCCCAGGCCAACGAGCTGCACTATGTGCCGCTGCCGGCCGAACTGGTCACGCAGATCGAGGCCTACTGGGCGACCGAACTGAAGTGA
- the pstS gene encoding phosphate ABC transporter substrate-binding protein PstS gives MIHAFKSRAAVAILAASSVFAANAADVTGAGASFIYPVMSKWSADYSTATGKKVNYQSIGSGGGIAQIKAATVDFGSSDAPLKPEELAAAGLAQFPSVIGGVVPVINVAGVAPGALKLDGPTLANIFLGKITTWNDPAITALNPGLTLPSGKITIVHRSDGSGTTFNFVNYLSKVSPEWKSKVGEGTSVQWPAGIGGKGNEGVAAYVKQIKGGIGYVELSYALQNKMSYAAMKNAAGKIVQPSDASFSAAAASADWANARDFYLVMTNAPGADAWPITATNFILVRKQPKNVAGAKATQEFFRWIYRNGDQQAKQLDYVPLPDTLVRQIETYWTQNLKY, from the coding sequence GTGATCCACGCCTTCAAGTCGCGCGCCGCTGTCGCCATCCTGGCCGCGTCGTCCGTGTTCGCCGCCAATGCTGCCGATGTCACCGGCGCGGGCGCCTCCTTCATCTACCCCGTGATGTCCAAGTGGTCGGCGGACTACAGCACCGCCACCGGCAAGAAGGTCAACTACCAGTCGATCGGTTCCGGCGGCGGCATTGCCCAGATCAAGGCAGCGACCGTCGATTTTGGTTCCTCCGACGCGCCGCTGAAGCCGGAAGAACTGGCTGCGGCCGGCCTGGCCCAGTTCCCGTCGGTGATCGGCGGCGTGGTGCCGGTGATCAACGTCGCCGGCGTCGCGCCGGGTGCGCTGAAGCTCGATGGCCCGACCCTGGCCAACATCTTCCTGGGCAAGATCACCACCTGGAACGATCCGGCCATCACTGCACTGAACCCGGGCCTGACCCTGCCCAGCGGCAAGATCACCATCGTGCACCGCTCCGACGGTTCGGGCACCACCTTCAACTTCGTCAACTACCTGTCCAAGGTCAGCCCGGAGTGGAAGAGCAAGGTCGGTGAAGGCACCTCGGTGCAGTGGCCGGCGGGCATCGGTGGCAAGGGCAACGAAGGCGTGGCCGCCTACGTCAAGCAGATCAAGGGTGGCATCGGCTACGTCGAGCTGTCCTATGCGCTGCAGAACAAGATGTCGTACGCGGCAATGAAGAACGCCGCGGGCAAGATCGTGCAGCCGTCGGACGCCTCGTTCTCGGCCGCCGCCGCCAGCGCCGACTGGGCCAATGCCCGTGACTTCTACCTGGTGATGACCAATGCCCCGGGTGCCGATGCGTGGCCGATCACCGCCACCAACTTCATCCTGGTCCGCAAGCAGCCGAAGAACGTCGCCGGTGCCAAGGCCACGCAGGAGTTCTTCCGCTGGATCTACAGGAACGGCGACCAGCAGGCCAAGCAGCTTGATTACGTGCCGCTGCCGGACACCCTGGTCCGCCAGATCGAGACCTACTGGACCCAGAACCTGAAGTACTGA
- a CDS encoding OprO/OprP family phosphate-selective porin, which yields MKLHHQLLTVAVAAALYVPAAHAEVAIDVIGGSEITFEGLVQADGNWFHNDVVDLNGGDAGNGKDSEFELRRAELVLKGKGPGNVEWVLGYDAKADKFLDTNVKYKLLGNANHFIQVGQFKQPNSLEELSSTKNNDFISKAAVTNTYAIARRLGGAYSYGQDNWSVTASAFGRELTRNLAHGSGYGARGTWAPINEKGQVLHFGLSYVDYDADADTLRVRARPNADLATARLIDSGNLTDTDRVSTVGAEAMYFQGPFKAQAEYYTSKAKRYDHDNYTSDGYYISGLWNVTGETWSYKGGTPGTGLPNNPASGQWQLGVRYDHMDLNDGNLAANPVAGRPPIVDGVLGGKMDVWTVGANWYWRSNFKLMLNYVKVDSKKYSSSARGFVNDDPNILEARAQFFW from the coding sequence ATGAAACTGCATCACCAACTCCTGACGGTGGCCGTGGCCGCTGCGCTCTATGTGCCGGCTGCCCACGCTGAAGTCGCCATCGACGTGATCGGCGGTTCGGAAATCACCTTCGAAGGCCTGGTCCAGGCCGACGGCAACTGGTTCCACAACGACGTCGTGGACCTCAATGGTGGCGATGCCGGCAACGGCAAGGACAGCGAGTTCGAGCTGCGCCGCGCCGAGCTGGTGCTCAAGGGCAAGGGCCCGGGCAACGTGGAGTGGGTGCTCGGCTACGACGCCAAGGCGGACAAGTTCCTCGACACCAACGTGAAGTACAAACTGCTGGGCAATGCCAACCATTTCATCCAGGTCGGCCAGTTCAAGCAGCCCAACAGTCTGGAAGAGCTGTCCAGCACCAAGAACAACGACTTCATCTCCAAGGCCGCGGTCACCAACACCTACGCGATCGCCCGCCGCCTGGGTGGCGCCTACAGCTACGGCCAGGACAACTGGTCGGTCACCGCCAGCGCCTTCGGCCGCGAGCTGACCCGCAACCTGGCCCATGGCAGCGGCTACGGTGCGCGTGGCACCTGGGCTCCGATCAACGAGAAGGGCCAGGTCCTGCACTTCGGCCTGAGCTACGTGGACTACGACGCCGACGCCGACACCCTGCGCGTGCGCGCACGTCCGAACGCCGACCTGGCCACCGCCCGCCTGATCGACAGCGGCAACCTGACCGACACCGACCGCGTCAGCACCGTCGGCGCCGAAGCCATGTACTTCCAGGGCCCGTTCAAGGCCCAGGCCGAGTACTACACCAGCAAGGCCAAGCGCTACGACCACGACAACTACACCAGCGACGGCTACTACATCAGCGGCCTGTGGAATGTCACCGGCGAGACCTGGAGCTACAAGGGTGGCACGCCCGGCACCGGCCTGCCGAACAACCCGGCCAGCGGCCAGTGGCAGCTGGGCGTGCGCTACGACCACATGGACCTCAACGACGGCAACCTGGCCGCGAACCCGGTCGCCGGTCGCCCGCCGATCGTCGATGGCGTGCTCGGCGGCAAGATGGATGTGTGGACCGTCGGCGCCAACTGGTACTGGCGCTCGAACTTCAAGCTGATGCTGAACTACGTGAAGGTCGACAGCAAGAAGTACAGCTCCAGCGCCCGCGGCTTCGTCAATGACGATCCGAACATCCTGGAAGCCCGCGCGCAGTTCTTCTGGTAA
- the nth gene encoding endonuclease III, with amino-acid sequence MATAKKAARAPARRGSSMPRADVVEMFTRLRELNPHPKTELEYSSPFELLVAVALSAQATDVGVNKATRRLFPVANTPAQILALGEDGLKKYIATIGLFNAKAKNVIATCAILLEKHGGEVPREREALEALPGVGRKTANVVLNTAFGEPVMAVDTHIFRVANRTGLAPGKNVREVEDRLVKAIPDEFLLDAHHWLILHGRYVCKARKPDCPGCVIADLCRFKDKTPAP; translated from the coding sequence ATGGCCACCGCGAAGAAGGCCGCCCGCGCGCCAGCGCGGCGTGGCAGCAGCATGCCGCGCGCCGACGTGGTGGAAATGTTCACGCGCCTGCGCGAACTCAACCCGCATCCGAAGACCGAACTGGAATACAGCTCGCCGTTCGAACTGCTGGTGGCGGTGGCCTTGTCGGCCCAAGCCACCGATGTCGGCGTCAACAAGGCCACGCGCCGCCTGTTCCCCGTTGCCAACACGCCCGCGCAGATCCTGGCGCTGGGCGAGGACGGACTGAAGAAATACATCGCCACCATCGGCCTGTTCAACGCCAAGGCGAAAAACGTGATCGCCACCTGCGCGATCCTGCTGGAGAAACATGGCGGTGAAGTACCACGCGAACGCGAGGCACTGGAAGCCCTGCCCGGCGTCGGCCGCAAGACCGCCAACGTCGTGCTCAACACGGCTTTCGGCGAACCTGTGATGGCGGTGGATACGCACATCTTCCGCGTTGCGAACCGCACGGGACTGGCGCCGGGAAAGAACGTGCGCGAAGTCGAGGACAGGCTGGTCAAGGCGATTCCTGATGAATTCCTGCTCGACGCACATCACTGGTTGATACTGCACGGACGCTACGTCTGCAAGGCACGCAAGCCGGACTGCCCGGGATGCGTGATCGCTGATCTGTGCCGCTTCAAGGACAAGACACCGGCCCCCTGA
- a CDS encoding enoyl-CoA hydratase/isomerase family protein, whose protein sequence is MADDLIAVTDDGAIRTVTVQRPDKLNALNAATLQGLADAFRDAAADPEVRVVVLTGAGQKAFVAGADIAEMNTLSAVQGRDFSLLGQGLMRQIERMPKPVIARVNGFALGGGLELALACHLRVAADSAKVGQPEINLGLIPGFGGSQRLLRLCGRAATLELCLLGAPIDAARALALGIVNEVVPAADLDTRVQDIARQLARSAPLALRALLDAVHVGGECSLEAGLEYESAQFGLLFATEDMREGTGAFLQRRPPAFQNR, encoded by the coding sequence GTGGCCGATGACCTGATCGCTGTCACCGACGATGGCGCCATCCGCACCGTGACCGTCCAGCGCCCGGACAAGCTCAATGCCCTCAATGCCGCGACCCTGCAGGGTCTGGCCGATGCGTTCAGGGACGCCGCGGCCGACCCCGAGGTGCGTGTGGTGGTGCTGACCGGTGCCGGCCAGAAGGCCTTCGTCGCCGGCGCCGACATCGCCGAGATGAACACACTCAGTGCGGTTCAGGGACGTGATTTCTCCCTGCTCGGCCAAGGACTGATGCGTCAGATCGAACGCATGCCCAAGCCGGTCATCGCCCGCGTCAACGGTTTTGCCCTGGGCGGCGGCCTGGAACTGGCGCTGGCCTGCCATCTGCGCGTTGCCGCTGACTCGGCCAAGGTCGGCCAGCCGGAGATCAATCTCGGCCTGATCCCCGGCTTCGGCGGCAGCCAGCGCCTGCTGCGCCTCTGCGGCCGGGCTGCCACCCTGGAACTGTGCCTGCTGGGTGCGCCCATCGATGCCGCCCGTGCGCTCGCGCTGGGCATCGTCAACGAGGTGGTGCCGGCGGCCGATCTGGACACCCGTGTGCAGGACATCGCCCGGCAGCTGGCACGCTCGGCGCCCCTGGCGTTGCGCGCCCTGCTTGATGCGGTCCACGTCGGCGGCGAGTGCAGCCTGGAGGCGGGACTGGAGTACGAAAGCGCGCAGTTCGGCCTGCTGTTCGCCACCGAGGACATGCGCGAAGGCACCGGTGCCTTCCTGCAACGCCGTCCCCCCGCCTTCCAGAACCGTTGA
- a CDS encoding FKBP-type peptidyl-prolyl cis-trans isomerase N-terminal domain-containing protein, translating to MKLRSIAVAVAALALTGNAFAQDVSSEKGKLSYYFGYDYGNNLAELTGRGEQLDINSVVKGLQDAYAKKQPAITAEQLKPAVEAFQKREQGRAQAAKAEYEKAAAENKTKSDQFIAANKAKAGVQSLPSGVQYRVIEAGKGAKPTQASTVQLEVAGPFPYGQRPTEARPAQQIPSIKVSEVEMKAMRETLLQMPAGSKWEVTLPPDQAYGADPRTPFPPNVAVQFEIKLVSVK from the coding sequence ATGAAGTTGCGTTCTATCGCGGTCGCCGTCGCGGCCCTGGCCCTGACGGGCAATGCCTTCGCCCAGGACGTCTCGTCCGAAAAGGGCAAGCTGAGCTACTACTTCGGTTACGACTACGGCAACAACCTGGCGGAGCTGACCGGTCGTGGTGAGCAGCTGGACATCAACTCGGTGGTGAAGGGTCTGCAGGACGCCTACGCCAAGAAGCAGCCGGCGATCACCGCCGAGCAGCTGAAGCCGGCCGTTGAAGCGTTCCAGAAGCGCGAGCAGGGTCGTGCCCAGGCCGCCAAGGCCGAGTACGAAAAGGCCGCTGCCGAAAACAAGACCAAGAGCGATCAGTTCATCGCGGCGAACAAGGCCAAGGCCGGCGTGCAGTCCCTGCCGAGCGGCGTCCAGTACCGCGTGATCGAAGCCGGCAAGGGTGCCAAGCCGACCCAGGCCAGCACCGTGCAGCTGGAAGTTGCCGGTCCGTTCCCGTACGGCCAGCGCCCGACCGAGGCCCGCCCGGCCCAGCAGATTCCGTCGATCAAGGTCAGCGAAGTCGAAATGAAGGCCATGCGTGAGACCCTGCTGCAGATGCCGGCGGGTTCGAAGTGGGAAGTCACCCTGCCGCCGGACCAGGCGTACGGTGCCGACCCGCGCACCCCGTTCCCGCCGAACGTGGCCGTGCAGTTCGAGATCAAGCTGGTCAGCGTCAAGTAA
- a CDS encoding CoA pyrophosphatase, with translation MQTTEDPARVVASPCIGTCKLDGNRLCRGCRRHIDEITRWSSMSDSERSHILHRVLPLREQLQQSLHGSLADHDRLLRALHPLAAPPAGDGWNRSELIDLLPPGPPVEAAVLAGIVPRASGAQVILTRRTETLRQHGGQVGFPGGRTEPDDRDALAAALRESQEEIALAPAQVQPLGYLDPFVTITGYRVTPVVAVVDPDFVPVPQPSEVAEVFEVPLDYLMAADNLRQVEINHRGRIRHVLEYGWPGQRIWGATAAILYNLRRRLEQVQ, from the coding sequence GTGCAAACTACGGAAGACCCGGCGCGTGTTGTCGCAAGCCCCTGCATCGGAACGTGCAAGCTGGATGGCAACCGGCTGTGCCGCGGTTGCCGGCGGCACATCGACGAGATCACACGGTGGTCGTCGATGAGCGACAGCGAACGCAGCCACATCCTGCATCGCGTGCTGCCGCTGCGCGAGCAGCTGCAGCAATCGCTGCACGGCTCGCTGGCCGACCATGATCGCCTGTTGCGCGCATTGCATCCGCTGGCCGCCCCGCCCGCCGGTGACGGTTGGAACCGCAGTGAACTGATCGACCTGCTGCCGCCGGGTCCGCCGGTGGAAGCGGCGGTGTTGGCCGGCATCGTGCCGCGTGCCAGCGGCGCGCAGGTGATCCTGACCCGTCGCACTGAAACCCTGCGACAGCACGGCGGCCAGGTCGGCTTTCCCGGCGGCCGTACCGAGCCGGATGATCGCGATGCGCTGGCCGCAGCGCTGCGCGAAAGCCAGGAAGAAATCGCGCTGGCGCCTGCGCAGGTGCAGCCACTGGGCTACCTCGATCCGTTCGTGACCATCACCGGTTACCGTGTCACCCCGGTGGTGGCGGTGGTCGATCCGGACTTCGTGCCCGTGCCGCAGCCCAGTGAAGTGGCCGAGGTGTTCGAGGTGCCACTGGATTACCTGATGGCGGCCGACAACCTGCGCCAGGTCGAAATCAACCATCGTGGCCGCATCCGTCATGTGCTCGAGTACGGCTGGCCCGGCCAGCGGATCTGGGGGGCGACGGCGGCCATTCTCTACAACCTGCGTCGCCGCCTGGAGCAAGTGCAATGA
- a CDS encoding sulfurtransferase, with amino-acid sequence MKPIDPPWTTLVDVATLAAALGEDVRVVDARATASTAVRVVDARASLGDPQAGEGQYLAGHVPGAVYADLNRDLSDLTRAGHGRHPLPDSDAFAARLGRWGIAPETQVVVYDGSDGSMAAARLWWLLRLMGHARVAVLDGGIAAWQAAGLPLATGAGEVPAQPAYPGRFDTTQIANADEITARLKHAPGWLLDARAGERFRGEVEPLDPVAGHVPGAVNRPFASNVLDGRMRDTQELRAELQGIIGNRDPQQVVLMCGSGVTACHLLLAMEAAGLSGARIYADSWSGWVSDSSRPVASGT; translated from the coding sequence ATGAAGCCGATCGATCCGCCGTGGACCACCCTGGTCGATGTCGCCACCCTCGCCGCTGCACTGGGCGAGGACGTGCGCGTGGTCGACGCCCGTGCAACGGCGAGCACCGCCGTGCGTGTGGTCGATGCGCGCGCGTCGCTGGGCGATCCGCAGGCGGGCGAGGGCCAGTACCTGGCCGGTCATGTCCCCGGTGCGGTGTACGCCGATCTCAACCGGGATCTGTCCGACCTCACCCGTGCCGGCCACGGTCGCCACCCGCTGCCGGACAGCGACGCGTTCGCCGCACGGCTGGGTCGCTGGGGTATCGCCCCGGAGACCCAGGTGGTGGTCTACGACGGCAGCGATGGCAGCATGGCCGCCGCGCGCCTGTGGTGGCTGCTGCGCCTGATGGGCCACGCGCGGGTGGCGGTGCTCGATGGAGGCATTGCGGCCTGGCAGGCAGCGGGGCTGCCGCTGGCGACCGGTGCGGGCGAGGTTCCGGCCCAGCCTGCCTATCCGGGGCGCTTTGACACCACGCAGATCGCCAATGCCGACGAGATCACCGCCCGGCTCAAGCATGCGCCGGGCTGGTTGCTGGACGCCCGCGCGGGAGAGCGCTTCCGCGGCGAAGTCGAACCGCTGGATCCGGTGGCCGGCCACGTGCCCGGCGCGGTCAACCGCCCGTTCGCATCCAATGTGCTCGATGGCCGCATGCGCGATACGCAGGAGCTGCGTGCCGAGCTGCAGGGCATCATCGGCAATCGCGATCCGCAGCAGGTCGTACTGATGTGTGGTTCCGGCGTGACGGCGTGCCATCTGCTGCTGGCGATGGAAGCGGCGGGCCTGTCCGGGGCGCGCATCTATGCCGATTCCTGGAGCGGCTGGGTGAGCGACAGCAGCCGACCGGTCGCCAGCGGTACCTGA
- a CDS encoding N-acetylmuramoyl-L-alanine amidase produces MPNPLLPGLLLQPLPYHDLLPLRAPDTLEMVVIHCTELPDLATARAYGERVLYDSGAGNSGHFYIDRDGSVVQYVAPERVAHHVRGMNARTLGIELVNSGRYPDWFDSRHQAMDEPYTEPQLQALEQLLLALVARYPSLQRIAGHDQLDREQVQASDDPTLSVARKRDPGPLFPWARVLAKVPLQSIG; encoded by the coding sequence ATGCCCAACCCGCTCCTGCCCGGCCTGCTGCTGCAGCCCCTGCCCTATCACGACCTTCTGCCGCTGCGCGCGCCGGACACGCTGGAGATGGTGGTGATCCACTGCACCGAGCTGCCCGACCTGGCCACGGCCCGTGCCTATGGCGAGCGGGTGCTGTACGACAGCGGCGCCGGCAACAGCGGCCATTTCTACATCGACCGCGACGGCAGCGTCGTGCAGTACGTGGCCCCTGAGCGCGTGGCCCACCACGTCCGCGGCATGAACGCACGGACGCTGGGCATCGAGCTGGTCAACAGCGGGCGCTACCCCGACTGGTTCGACAGCCGTCACCAGGCGATGGACGAGCCGTACACCGAGCCGCAGCTGCAGGCCCTGGAACAGCTGCTGCTGGCCTTGGTGGCGCGCTACCCGTCACTGCAGCGGATCGCCGGCCACGACCAGCTGGACCGGGAACAGGTGCAGGCCAGTGACGATCCGACGTTGAGCGTGGCCCGCAAGCGCGATCCGGGGCCGTTGTTTCCGTGGGCTCGGGTGCTGGCGAAGGTGCCCCTGCAATCGATCGGGTAA